The nucleotide window CTGTAAAATTTGCTGACCGATTGCTGGAAGAAGGCATTTACGTGATTGGATTTGTTTACCCGGTAGTTCCTAAAGGGAAAGCCCGTATCCGGGTTCAGTTGTCGGCAGCTCACACGCCGGAGCAAATTGATCGGGCTGTTGAAGCTTATATAAAAGTAGGGAAAGAGCTGGAAGTGATCTAGCTTTCCTGTTATTCCAACCGCAACTCCTGCTGCAAAATTTCATCGTGTGGTGTGAAAGCGTTTTTCTGGGACTCACCACGCAATGAAATTGTGCTGGACTGGAGCCCCGGGATTGTAGTTCAACCGTAGCTTTTATTCTCTGTCGACCCTATTCCAGTACTGGCATTAACTTGTACCATGATACAACTTTCTGAGTCATTGTCATTGCTCTTTCTGTATAAACATCAGCGAGGTTATGCTCCTCTCCGGGATCCTTAATAATATTATACAATTCCTGACGGCTTCCATCGTAATCGCATAGCAGTTTCCATTCTCCTTCACGTACTGCCAAATCAGGAAGGTTTTTGAAACCATAATAGTTTTTTCTATCAGGTGGTCGGCTATAGAAAATTGGAAATTTACGAGATGAATTAGATTTCCCAAGTATCGTTTTAATTAGATTTTCCCCATCATAAGTAGAATTTTTTGGAGCTTTTGTTCCTGTAAACTCAAGCAATGACGGCGCGATATCAATGGCTGAAAAAACCGATTCTTTGTTTCGTGTCCCTTTTGCGCTATCGTCAATAAAACTGGCACCCCAAACCACTAAGGACGAACGGATTCCTCCTTCATACAAATGAGTTTTGTAGCCTTTCAAATTCCCTGCTCTCCCAGCTCCCATCTCGGGGCCATTGTCAGAACAAATCAGAATCAATGTATTATCACGTAAATTATCGTCTGACTGAATATAATCGAAAAGTTTACCAAACTGTTCGTCCATTTCTTCAAGAACCGCAAGGTATAGTCCTCTTTTTCCTTCTTCTTTTGCAAGTCCGTATTCTTCAAACGACGGCCAATACGGGCTGTGTACATCGTCGGGCCAGATGTTTACATAAAATGGTTTTTGCTCCTTATCTGCTTTTTCAATAAATTGTACGGCTGCATTAATAAAACCGGTGGTTATCTCAGACCTTTGAACCCAGGTAAAAGGCTTTCCAAGCTCTTCAGCACCTTCCCAAATCCGACCAACTTTCCCGGTTTCGTCTATCGTAAGGGGGAGTAGTTTGGCTCCCATTCCTTCGAAATTAGTCAGTGATTCATCAAAACCATATTCGGTAATTTTCGGAGCATCACTAACATCACGTTGCCCTCCCATATGCCATTTACCAAAATGTCCGGTTGCGTATCCTGCTTCATTGAGGCTTCTTGCCAGCATGGGAGCTGAAGGATCTAACCAGTTCGCGATACCACGTTCTTTGTTATGCCCACGATTGGACAAGTAAGAGGTAATATTCCAGCGTTGTGGATAAGTTCCTGTTGAAATAGCTACGCGTGATGGTGAGCATATTGGTGAGTTCACATAAAACTGTTCAAAACTGATTCCTTCCGAAGCAAGCTTGTCGATGTTTGGTGTTTGTGCATCCGTATTTCCAAAACAGGAAAAATCGGCCCATCCCATATCATCAATAAATATCAGAATGACATTTGGCTTGTTGTTTATTTTTTGTGCTGAGCAGCTGAAGATACCCAATAAGGCAAGAGTTATAGAGAATATTTTTTTCATCGTTTAAAAATTATTATTATTTCGGAAACGGTTCTAACGTATTTTGCTGTCGCTTTCATATTGACGAGCCAAATAATAACCTGCCAGTTTCATTAATCTGACCAGTCATTTGTAAATTCATTGAATGTGGATTTTTTAGCTTCGTTATCAATGTGAAAATTTGTAATCATTACTTCGGTTGTTAGTTCTTTTTCAATAGTTCCTTCACTTACCCAAAACACACGCAAGCTTTGAAGAAAAAAATAGAGTTCAAGTGCTCCACTTACAAAAAATACTACTATAACAGGTACAATTATTTTGACTTTATTACTCATTGTCTACTCTTACAATTTATTAATCCCAGTACCTCGAGTAGCCAGCTTCAACTGTGAGTGGGGTAATCTGATACGTCGGACAGTCTCCTGTAACAGCGCGGATCGGAATCTCCGACACGTCAGACAAGATAAAGCAATTGCGAAAGCATGAAGCTGACGGCTCAGCTTGTGAGTTCTGAGTGCGGGTGGGCTTGCCATAGTAGTCACGGAGGAACGAGCAAGCCGGAAATCGCTCGTAGAAGTCAAAAAAAGATCCGGCCTGCACGAGACAGACCGGATCTTTCAATTCAAAACAGTAGAATCTTACAAATTCAGCGGATTACCGTTGTAGAAATCAAGTATTTTGGTTCGGAAAATGTATTCGTATTTGGCTTGAGCCAGATCGCTTTTGGCTTTAGCCAGGTTGTTTTTCGATTGGTTGTATTCTACGGTATTGACCATGCCAACATTAAACTTTTCTTCGGTGTAGCGAAAAGCTTCCTGTGTTGATTCCACTGCTTTGTTGCTGGCCATATATTTTTTTAAGGCGGCTAGGGCATTGGTGTAGGCTTGTTCAATATCTTTACGAAGTGTATTTTTGGTGCTCTGCAGTTCATATTCCTGATTCAGTACCTGCAACTCTGCATTTTTAATTTGAGTGCGAACCTGGCCTTTATTGAATATCGGGATACTCAAATTTACGCCAAGACCATAGCGATCGTTGTTTTTCAACTGATCGCCAAACGAAATCACACCCGGATTCGGGTTTTCCTCTGTTGGAGAATAGAAATATTTGTTGTTGTATTCGTTGTAATAGTCTGCCCCAAAAGTCAGGCTGGGGTAGAGGCTTCCCTTAGCAATAGCTACTTGCTCTTGTAAACTTCCCAGGCGATATTCGGCACTTTTTACCTCGGGGCGGATTTTGACTGCATTTCGAAAGACGTCCATCGAATTGAGCAACGATCCGTTTGCTTTAACAACGGACAATACCGGCTTTTCAATTTTGAACTGATCGGGAGAAGCGATCTCCAACAGCTGGTACAAATTAAGATAGGCTAGTTGCAGGCTGTTTTGCTGATTGACCAGGTTCAATTCTTCATTGGCTTGTTGGGCTTCAATTTCCAACAGACTTCCTTTGGC belongs to uncultured Sunxiuqinia sp. and includes:
- a CDS encoding sulfatase-like hydrolase/transferase — encoded protein: MKKIFSITLALLGIFSCSAQKINNKPNVILIFIDDMGWADFSCFGNTDAQTPNIDKLASEGISFEQFYVNSPICSPSRVAISTGTYPQRWNITSYLSNRGHNKERGIANWLDPSAPMLARSLNEAGYATGHFGKWHMGGQRDVSDAPKITEYGFDESLTNFEGMGAKLLPLTIDETGKVGRIWEGAEELGKPFTWVQRSEITTGFINAAVQFIEKADKEQKPFYVNIWPDDVHSPYWPSFEEYGLAKEEGKRGLYLAVLEEMDEQFGKLFDYIQSDDNLRDNTLILICSDNGPEMGAGRAGNLKGYKTHLYEGGIRSSLVVWGASFIDDSAKGTRNKESVFSAIDIAPSLLEFTGTKAPKNSTYDGENLIKTILGKSNSSRKFPIFYSRPPDRKNYYGFKNLPDLAVREGEWKLLCDYDGSRQELYNIIKDPGEEHNLADVYTERAMTMTQKVVSWYKLMPVLE
- a CDS encoding TolC family protein; amino-acid sequence: MKHLFQIVALITLIFSGTAQAQQNWDLQQCIDYALENNIQIQQQSINTDYYQNELQQAKNNRLPSLSGNLSNSFNFGRSLQYDNTYADYNSNQTGASLSANVPLWNGFRLQNSVDKADLDLRASLADLQKAKDDIKLYIAAAYLEILFAEELVQVAEDQLEITKLQIDRTQKLVDAGSLAKGSLLEIEAQQANEELNLVNQQNSLQLAYLNLYQLLEIASPDQFKIEKPVLSVVKANGSLLNSMDVFRNAVKIRPEVKSAEYRLGSLQEQVAIAKGSLYPSLTFGADYYNEYNNKYFYSPTEENPNPGVISFGDQLKNNDRYGLGVNLSIPIFNKGQVRTQIKNAELQVLNQEYELQSTKNTLRKDIEQAYTNALAALKKYMASNKAVESTQEAFRYTEEKFNVGMVNTVEYNQSKNNLAKAKSDLAQAKYEYIFRTKILDFYNGNPLNL